ATGAGGATTATGTGGATTTGGGAGCTGGATATGATGAAAATGATTCTTTCATTGACAATACTGATGCAGTATGtaacatattaaatattatcatgttgtttaatgtatattttatagtatttgtACATCATTTAATCATTTTAGTATGATGAAATTGTACCAGAAGAGATGACTACAGCACATGGAGGCTTTTACATCAATTGTGGACCTCTTGAATTTAAATCAGCTGATAGACATGTATTagttcataataataataacaataatcagAGCAATGATGAAGAAAGCAGTGAAAGTAGCGAAGAGGATACAGAAGATGTAGATAGCCCTAAAAGATCagataaacgaaatattagttCATCGGATGAGGATGATACTGAAGATATTACTGGTGATCAACCAAGAAAAGTAATTGGAgttatgatataatattatttatttcactattattctatattaaaGTATTTTTGTTATTCTTTTAGAAACAGAAGATAGACGAAAATGGAGAGAAAAAACAAACTCATGAAAACattattaaaaaaaggaaaaagcaaCAGAATTCCCAAGATCAGCAAAATTTTCAACAAGATGGAGATACCTTAAACAGACggaaagagaaaggagaaacTACAGATGCTGAAGGTAATGTACTTATacgatatttgtaaaataattacaatattattgtaatataaaaattacagtAACAAAAATTTTAGTTTCAGAAGATCAAGAAGACAAAAAGAAATCTGATAAAGTAGATACACAAAAAACTAAAAATACTTCGGATAAAAAGtttgatataaaaaaatgtgaaaaaaagACCTCAAATACTAATGGTTTCGATGGCAAAAagttagaattaaaaaaattaggTGGTAAGGATAGTAACATTGATGATGCAATAGAGAGTGTAGTGAATGCTGCAAGAGTGGAAGATGAATCAAGTAGAGACACAACAGATTCTGGCAAATCTCGTTGTATAGGTACTGAATCTGAATGTGATGATATTGATAAAGAAGAAGCACCATTGCCTGATTCTCTTCCAGAAAATGTTGTAGAAATAGTTAATAAGTTGAAGGCATGTGCCGAAAACAGTAAAGAAGGAAAAACTAAATTTTTCAATACAACAGTGAATACATTATTGTTAAGGTAAGTAAatgcaatataatattttatattttggaaaagtaaacctcagaatttttattttagtttagaGAAAAGATTGAGGGCGCTTTCGCCTCCAAGCTTGAGGCCACAAACGTATGGGCATCTTGCACGATTTTTACCATGTAGTAAAGCAGCACTTCAAAATAGAGCAAAGAAATTATTTGTGCAGGATCTCGATTACAAAGCTAGAGATCTTATACAAAGGTAGCATTATACATTATTAGAAGCATAACTTATGTAGtttttataatttgtttaacagttattgtattttatttaataatgattttCATTAATATTGGTATAGGTTAAAAACagtaatcgacgaaataatgcCATCTGTGGGATGCAAATATGTAGATGAGTGTAAAAAAGTTGCTGAAGGAAAGTAAGTAttccttttaaacattttttataatcaataaagaaataaatccgtaaagagaaaattagaaattataccatatttgtaattttaaagtataaattaagCGCCAACGTAATTTTGGATGGGAacttacaataattttttatttcttagtCCTCATTTATACTGGGATATATATCGGTACTGTTGGTAAGGTGTCCCTCGTAAGAGGAAACCTTTTCTATTTTCACCTTCCaattatcttctttttctttgatCTTTCTAGTTGCCCCTATACTTTACTCATgcttacatatgtatatatatatatatatatttatatatgctaTCTCAATATcccatatttttgaaaataatctctatattacaaaaattgaaaaaatttgtttattgttCTTATTGAGATAGCGAAAAGGCGGGGCTTATCATCAGTATCAGTGTTTAATTTATCATAAGCATTATTCTTTTTATAACACAATCAAATTTTAAGTTTACTGAAATTTGATTGAACATGTACACTGCCTTGTACATTTTTTTATCTAGGATTTCACATAATATGTTCTTACACAGAAAATTTTCAGATCACGGTATTTTATCACAATAAATGCTGATCATCATTCTTTCATCATTGCCGTATTATCAATTTCTTTACAattcttccatttttatttatcgataaCTGATATTTCTATTTCAGGGAAGTAGAAGGGTCACCTGAAGATGTTGAAAGTTCCGACGATGAGGATATTTGTGAGGATATAGATAAACCGAAAATTCCTAAGAAACAATTTCCTTGGACTGAAGAAGCAAAGTAAATTTTCAGAGAATTTTATTTGCGTTAAGCTTCGCGCGCACTATCGACAAATTGTCGTCCTCACTCGCATCGATtaaaagttcaatttcttcttcctcttataACAAAAATGTCGTCATGCGTCGTCAAATGCGTGCACGTCCATATAAACGAATAACCTTTTCGTAAACGATAAAACTGTCGCATGACAGATTGTCACTAGTGCGCGCATAGCctaatattataaaaagttaTATACCAAATTcctgctttttttctttttatagaaaaCTTGTATCTGAGATTGCAAGTATAAAAAGTCATTGTTACAATGTTTTAAGACCAAGAAAATTAAGTATGTATACTTATGTTGGATCTTTCATGGTTCGCCAAGTGTTACCATTATGGCCACCTGGATACATGACAGCACAGGCATTGCTGAAGTTTGTTGATGAAGCTGAACCTACGTGAGTAGCATTATAAAAAGTTGGAATGTATTTCTTTTAGAAAATCTACATGCTATAACAAAATGATTTGTTTCTAGcacgaaaaagaaaacaaaaaaactGAAAGAAGTTGGCAATGGTAATGCCACTAATTCTTCAGAAAATGTGATGTACAGCTCTACAAGAGTTGAATCATCAAGTATAAGTGCCGCTTCTTCACAAGAAAAGGTCTCAGCGAATGCATCTAAAATTCAAAACGTAACAGAAAATTCTACTAGTTATGTAAAACAGTTAACTACAAAATCAAGTGATAGTATAGAAAAAAAACAACatagtataaaaaataaagataagaaTAAAGATACTGGTAGTTCGGGGCAGTATCACGAGAACTCAACGGCGGCAGCTAATAATTCCAGTGTAGGTAAAATTTCTGTTGTGCCTACAGCTCAGCTAATGGCTCAAAAGCCGGTTAAAAGTCACGTAGAAAAGATTAATTTGATGGACCTAGTTAATAGTTCTCTTTCTATTACGCCGGTTAATGATTTTCACAAGCCATCTACGAAGATAAGTGAAAATAAGAAGGATGtagtttctattactgcttatcCTGAAACTTCGAATGTTCTTCCAAATACAAATGAAGTGCCTCAAAGTGGACATCATTCCGTACACAGACAGGAAGCTTCATATTCATGTGCACAGTCACAGCATTCTAA
The Bombus vancouverensis nearcticus chromosome 6, iyBomVanc1_principal, whole genome shotgun sequence DNA segment above includes these coding regions:
- the yem gene encoding yemanuclein; protein product: MSEAKRVPLQTLELPESLGYVAKKEKKGEKGKQLAPSFRFTLTLPESNEKACPEFNYAQLLKAAEKKRRKELKRGDENATNGLSFDDDDDDDKLRDMARRFEAKYGTSTMGKKRHKYEDYVDLGAGYDENDSFIDNTDAYDEIVPEEMTTAHGGFYINCGPLEFKSADRHVLVHNNNNNNQSNDEESSESSEEDTEDVDSPKRSDKRNISSSDEDDTEDITGDQPRKKQKIDENGEKKQTHENIIKKRKKQQNSQDQQNFQQDGDTLNRRKEKGETTDAEVSEDQEDKKKSDKVDTQKTKNTSDKKFDIKKCEKKTSNTNGFDGKKLELKKLGGKDSNIDDAIESVVNAARVEDESSRDTTDSGKSRCIGTESECDDIDKEEAPLPDSLPENVVEIVNKLKACAENSKEGKTKFFNTTVNTLLLSLEKRLRALSPPSLRPQTYGHLARFLPCSKAALQNRAKKLFVQDLDYKARDLIQRLKTVIDEIMPSVGCKYVDECKKVAEGKEVEGSPEDVESSDDEDICEDIDKPKIPKKQFPWTEEAKKLVSEIASIKSHCYNVLRPRKLSMYTYVGSFMVRQVLPLWPPGYMTAQALLKFVDEAEPTTKKKTKKLKEVGNGNATNSSENVMYSSTRVESSSISAASSQEKVSANASKIQNVTENSTSYVKQLTTKSSDSIEKKQHSIKNKDKNKDTGSSGQYHENSTAAANNSSVGKISVVPTAQLMAQKPVKSHVEKINLMDLVNSSLSITPVNDFHKPSTKISENKKDVVSITAYPETSNVLPNTNEVPQSGHHSVHRQEASYSCAQSQHSNYSASNQASSLSKAVSLKHRLLHENTDVKNNKRLEDKDIDLVNKTERKDKRRERCAESKHKSHDVKKRKKDQKVLDKQVGYVNSDVVPIQQQQQQPSLTKEEQEQRQNEETIAATNYLSQIFNDDVSSRGISDKRKDIGLILDDPIGSAVQPTEQEKDVQMVMRSLKELQELQEMKYSPSNSPISSNIQKSNKSNTQCANYQDEYSRLYLKKDIKLKSKEDTQW